Proteins encoded in a region of the Diospyros lotus cultivar Yz01 chromosome 9, ASM1463336v1, whole genome shotgun sequence genome:
- the LOC127809254 gene encoding uncharacterized protein LOC127809254, with amino-acid sequence MDARRGRGRGRPSARGRGHLVPTPEVQATGAGEQRQPGPPDMQETLAGILRAVDVLAASQLRQERRHDDRTATAQASHSGTSGAGDGSGATVLRDFMALRPPEFSGGADATVAEDWLLAVEKHLRSIDCAEAHRVRLGTFLLRGDAERWWETTRQRYGDGGPTWAQFVEAFNETYVPAWIREQKVFEFIELQQGSKTVTQYETEFVALSRYAPELVTPESRRVSKFQRGLRPEIRHAMAGIEAPDFPTAVQRAHAVERDRLEARAEQLVLKGAGSSGKKRKWDAGSQSSGFPQCRQCGQRHQGQCREVRRDVCYRCGQPGHLKRDCPQAPRPTTPAPPATPATGQEIICYRCGQRGHRANRCTQPAQSGGPRTGGVGPRPVQRQSAPRTQGAGAPLPLPAAQRPGSTERVQMQGQAFAVSATEAAESSDIVQVRGTMVCYCFVDGYVCRGTVISGRGS; translated from the exons ATGGACGCACGACGTgggcgaggtcgtggtagaccgtCGGCACGAGGTAGAGGACACCTTGTCCCTACTCCGGAGGTTCAGGCTACAGGTGCGGGAGAGCAGAGACAGCCAGGGCCACCAGATATGCAGGAGACATTAGCGGGTATTTTACGAGCTGTAGATGTACTGGCAGCATCTCAGTTGCGACAGGAGCGCAGACATGATGAtaggaccgctacggcccaGGCGTCGCATTCAGGTACGTCGGGAGCAGGGGACGGTTCAGGTGCTACAGTGCTTAGAGATTTTATGGCCCTGCgaccaccagagtttagtggaggcgctGATGCGACGGTGGCTGAGGATTGGTTACTAGCGGTGGAGAAGCATTTGAGATCCATAGACTGTGCAGAGGCCCACAGAGTTCGACTGGGGACTTTCTTGTTACGAGGTGACGCCGAGcggtggtgggagaccaccagacagagatatggcgatggaggtccgacatgggcacagttcgtcgaggcgttcaatgagacctatgtaccagcttggatcagagagcagaaggtgtttGAGTTCATTGAGTTACAACAGGGCAGTAAGACAGTTACGCAGTATGAGACTGAGTTCGTGGcattatctcgttatgctcctgagttagtgacccctgagtcgcgtcgagttagcaagtttcagagggggtTACGACCAGAGATCCGTCATGCCATGGCTGGTATTGAGGCCCCTGACTTCCCTACGGCTGTTCAGCGAGCCCACGCGGTGGAGAGGGATCGACTGGAGGCCCGAGCAGAGCAGTTAGTCTTGAAGGGTGCAGGGAGCAGcggtaagaagaggaagtgggatgcAGGCAGCCAGAGTTCGGGATTTCCACAGTGCCGGCAGTGCGGGCAGAGACACCAGGGGCAGTGTCGGGAGGTACGTCGAGATGTatgttatcgctgtggtcagccggggcatttgaagagagactgtccacaggcgcctagaccgactacaccagccccaccagctacaccggccacaGGGCAGGAGATTATTTGTTATCGCTGTGGACAGAGGGGCCACCGAGCGAACAGGTGCACCCAGCCAGCACAGAGTGGAGGGCCACGGACTGGAGGTGTGGGGCCTAGACCAGTTCAGAGACAGTCTGCACCTAGGACGCAGGGTGCAGGAGCACCATTACCTCTTCCAGCAGCACAGCGCCCAGGATCTACAGAGAGAGTTCAGATGCAGGGACAGGCATTTGCAGTGTCAGCGACCGAGGCAGCTGAGAGCAGTGATATAGTGCAAG TCAGAGGGACGATGGTTTGCTATTGTTTCGTGGACGGATATGTGTGCCGAGGgacagtgatatcaggcagaggatcctag
- the LOC127809204 gene encoding indole-3-acetic acid-amido synthetase GH3.17 — protein MLLACDPTDNEAGLKLLEDLTTNANQIQQQVLDEILTRNARTEYLASFLKGQPDKQLFKSQVPIVNYEDIKPYIERIANGEPSHIISAQPITELLTSSGTSGGKPKMMPSTAEELDRKTFFYNLLVPVMNKYVDGLDQGKGMYLLFIKPEITTPAGLKARPVLTSYYKSSNFRNRPFNRFNVYTSPDDAILCLDSKQSMYCQLLCGLVQRHEVLRVGAVFASAFLRAIKFLKDYWPELCSNIRTGRLSDWITDQSCRNAVSLIVSEPKPDLADLVEGCCNGEPWEGIIKKLWPKTKYIEVIVTGSMAQYIPTLEFYSGGLPLVSTMYGSSECYLGINLEPLCKPCDVSYTLLPNMAFFEFLPVPVEKSHLQCNGAVSDLNCEASDADRRPETAAVGLGDVKIGHYYELIVTTFTGLYRYRVGDILMVTGFRNAAPQFRFVHRRNVVLSIDTDKTKEDDLLNAVAEAKQIIEPLGFLLTEYTSYADTSSVPGHYVLFWELNNIIDLHHLYHPMQVDEAVMEKCCFKVEEKLDSVYRRCRRRDRSIGPLEIRVVKRGTFDVLMDFCVSKGSSVNQYKTPRCIKSEEAIGILESRVMGRFFSREVPSWPEESMI, from the exons ATGTTGCTAGCCTGCGATCCGACTGACAATGAAGCTGGGCTGAAGCTCTTGGAGGACCTCACCACAAATGCCAATCAAATACAGCAGCAAGTATTGGATGAAATCCTCACCCGAAATGCACGAACCGAGTACTTGGCGAGCTTTCTCAAGGGTCAACCTGACAAGCAACTCTTCAAAAGCCAAGTTCCCATTGTCAATTACGAAGATATCAAACCATATATTGAGAGAATAGCAAACGGGGAGCCATCCCACATCATATCGGCGCAGCCCATCACCGAACTCCTCACCAG CTCGGGAACTTCAGGAGGGAAGCCAAAAATGATGCCTTCTACCGCCGAAGAGCTGGACAGGAAGACATTCTTTTACAACCTTCTTGTGCCTGTGATGAACAA GTATGTGGATGGATTGGACCAAGGAAAAGGAATGTACCTTCTCTTCATCAAGCCAGAAATCACAACTCCAGCTGGGCTCAAGGCAAGACCAGTGTTAACCAGCTACTACAAAAGCAGCAACTTCAGAAACCGGCCATTCAACCGCTTCAACGTCTACACAAGCCCAGACGACGCCATATTATGCCTAGACAGCAAGCAGAGCATGTACTGCCAGTTGCTTTGCGGCCTCGTGCAGCGCCACGAGGTTCTCCGCGTCGGTGCCGTTTTCGCCTCGGCCTTCCTCCGAGCAATCAAATTCTTGAAGGACTACTGGCCGGAGCTTTGTTCCAACATCAGAACCGGCCGTCTCAGCGACTGGATCACCGACCAAAGTTGCAGAAACGCCGTGTCCTTAATCGTCAGCGAACCGAAACCCGATTTGGCCGATTTGGTTGAAGGGTGCTGCAATGGGGAGCCCTGGGAAGGGATAATTAAGAAGCTTTGGCCGAAAACGAAGTATATTGAAGTGATTGTTACAGGGTCCATGGCACAGTACATCCCGACGCTGGAATTCTACAGCGGCGGGCTGCCTTTGGTGTCGACGATGTATGGGTCGTCGGAATGCTATTTAGGGATCAATCTTGAGCCATTGTGCAAGCCTTGCGATGTGTCTTATACGCTTCTCCCAAACATGGCCTTCTTCGAGTTCCTGCCGGTGCCGGTGGAGAAAAGCCATCTCCAATGCAATGGCGCGGTCTCCGATTTGAATTGCGAAGCATCGGACGCCGATCGGAGGCCGGAAACTGCGGCGGTCGGTCTTGGGGATGTGAAGATCGGTCACTACTATGAACTGATTGTTACCACTTTTACAG GCCTATACAGATACAGAGTCGGAGACATTCTCATGGTGACCGGCTTCCGCAACGCCGCGCCCCAGTTCCGGTTCGTGCACCGGCGAAATGTGGTTTTAAGCATCGACACGGACAAGACGAAGGAAGACGACCTCTTGAACGCCGTCGCCGAAGCGAAGCAGATCATCGAGCCTCTCGGCTTCCTCCTCACGGAGTACACCAGCTACGCCGACACGTCGTCGGTGCCTGGCCATTACGTGCTGTTTTGGGAGCTCAACAATATTATTGATCTTCATCATCTTTACCATCCAATGCAAGTTGACGAAGCTGTAATGGAAAAATGCTGCTTCAAAGTGGAAGAAAAGCTGGATTCAGTGTACAGAAGATGCCGGAGGAGGGATAGATCGATAGGGCCTCTGGAGATACGGGTGGTGAAACGTGGAACGTTCGATGTGCTGATGGATTTCTGTGTTTCGAAGGGGTCTTCGGTGAATCAATACAAGACGCCGAGGTGCATTAAATCGGAGGAAGCCATTGGGATTTTGGAGTCGAGGGTGATGGGAAGATTCTTCAGTAGAGAGGTTCCGTCGTGGCCGGAAGAATCCATGATTTAG